In Aedes albopictus strain Foshan chromosome 3, AalbF5, whole genome shotgun sequence, the following are encoded in one genomic region:
- the LOC109426925 gene encoding proteasome subunit beta type-4: MYPMQAVSAGPFWSNGPSPGAFYNFPGFHAGSGAVSAKSETPGEYGTQRSYTPVTTGTSVIGLKFANGVVIAADKLVSYGSLARFHDVDRVYKINDKTIIGIGGDFADFQYIKRHIDQKVVDDMCLADKNELKPKSLYNWLTRVMYNRRCDFKPLYLDIVVGGMQDGEPFLGHVNLRGRAYTSNVVATGYGTHLALPLLREYSENPTAYAGLDKQKASELTRSVMEVLWYRDCRSDPKYSQAVCTTDGVQVDANCFVKQNWNLATMIKGY; encoded by the exons ATGTACCCAATGCAGGCTGTTAGCGCCGGCCCCTTCTGGAGCAACGGACCGAGCCCAGGAGCGTTCTACAACTTCCCCGGATTCCACGCCGGCAGTGGAGCCGTTTCTGCCAAATCGGAAACACCCGGCGAGTATGGCACCCAGCGATCCTA CACCCCGGTTACGACGGGAACGTCCGTGATAGGGTTGAAGTTTGCCAACGGTGTGGTGATTGCTGCCGATAAGCTGGTCTCCTACGGGTCGTTGGCCCGCTTCCACGACGTTGATCGTGTGTACAAAATCAACGACAAAACAATCATCGGAATTGGCGGAGATTTCGCCGATTTTCAGTACATCAAGCGGCATATCGATCAGAAAGT GGTCGATGATATGTGCTTGGCAGATAAGAATGAACTCAAACCCAAATCCCTCTACAATTGGCTCACCCGCGTGATGTATAACCGTCGGTGCGATTTCAAACCACTCTATCTGGACATCGTCGTTGGAGGAATGCAGGACGGCGAGCCCTTCCTAGGTCACGTGAATCTGCGTGGTCGCGCCTACACCAGCAACGTCGTCGCGACCGGCTATGGTACCCATCTGGCCCTGCCACTGCTCCGCGAGTACTCGGAAAATCCAACTGCCTACGCCGGATTGGACAAGCAGAAGGCCTCCGAATTGACCAGAAGCGTAATGGAAGTGCTGTGGTATCGCGATTGCCGAAGCGATCCCAAATATTCGCAAGCCGTCTGCACGACCGATGGCGTCCAAGTGGATGCGAACTGCTTCGTCAAGCAGAACTGGAATCTGGCCACGATGATAAAGGGATATTAG
- the LOC109621238 gene encoding transmembrane protein 14 homolog produces MIDVVGIIFALLVAAGGIFGYVKAGSLPSLIAGVSFGILLGVGAYFNSIQEPIPLIQIIFLVLLGGLMGFRWMRTGNFMPPGMITVLSVAVLVWTCVIYRDHLPFAPKPEVTDNVPKADETVTMMQ; encoded by the exons ATGATTGATGTGGTTGGAATAATATTTGCTCTGCTGGTAGCAGCTGGTGGGATTTTCGGCTATGTAAAAGCAG GATCCCTTCCGTCACTGATAGCAGGCGTATCGTTCGGCATCCTACTGGGAGTGGGGGCGTATTTCAACTCCATCCAGGAACCCATCCCACTGATTCAAATAATCTTCCTGGTGCTGCTGGGTGGCCTCATGGGATTCCGCTGGATGCGAACGGGAAACTTTATGCCACCGGGAATGATCACAGTGCTGAGCGTGGCCGTATTGGTGTGGACATGCGTAATCTATCGAGACCACTTGCCGTTCGCTCCGAAACCGGAGGTTACTGACAATGTCCCCAAGGCTGACGAAACCGTCACCATGATGCAGTGA